One Nocardia sp. BMG111209 DNA segment encodes these proteins:
- a CDS encoding response regulator transcription factor, which translates to MRSSAHEDPFWLADAALIDAAAIPREDLTPVTAAAKSTAVLILNNEAATDDEIYLRAGASAVISKSESGDSIIRAVQHVASGTAIGAVDSLRAAFDPAETAARLSRREEQVLRQIAHGLTHGQVAARLGISPHTVDTYVKRIRVKLGVGNKAELTRAALLGQLVAPPEDVSVTAYRPDPGVSAGREATAPAWPDRPPAE; encoded by the coding sequence GTGCGTTCCTCGGCACACGAGGACCCGTTCTGGCTGGCGGACGCCGCGTTGATCGACGCCGCAGCCATCCCGCGCGAGGATCTGACCCCGGTCACCGCCGCGGCGAAATCCACCGCGGTGCTGATCCTGAACAACGAGGCCGCCACCGACGACGAGATCTACCTGCGCGCCGGCGCTTCCGCGGTGATCAGCAAGTCGGAATCGGGCGACAGCATCATCCGCGCGGTACAACACGTAGCATCCGGGACCGCGATCGGCGCCGTCGATTCGCTGCGCGCGGCCTTCGATCCCGCCGAGACCGCCGCGCGGTTGTCCCGGCGGGAGGAGCAGGTGCTGCGTCAGATCGCCCACGGCCTGACCCACGGACAGGTCGCCGCGCGGCTCGGGATCAGCCCGCACACCGTCGACACCTATGTGAAACGCATCCGGGTGAAACTCGGTGTCGGCAACAAGGCCGAGCTCACCCGCGCCGCGCTGCTCGGCCAGCTGGTCGCGCCGCCGGAGGACGTGAGCGTCACGGCGTATCGACCGGACCCGGGCGTATCCGCGGGCCGCGAAGCCACCGCACCCGCCTGGCCCGATCGCCCGCCTGCCGAGTAG
- a CDS encoding non-ribosomal peptide synthetase has translation MRAAVAGAVDISGPLYRVTAGHDPSRVAVRCHGGAELTYGELERRSNRLAHMLIAAGIGPGAIVAVLLERGPELVAAELAIMKAGAAWMPLDPRHPPARLEFQVTDAAAALLLTTADLAASAPDIPMWRLDDAAARVRVAEYPDTPPDVDVAADDAAYLMYTSGSTGAPKGVLVSHRSAYAYCRNAVEQLKLTAADRIPQIANPAFDVTVFDCYATLLAGATLIAAGHHTFTDPAALTALLWDERITVAYVPPAILGVLDPGRLAGGPLRALFCAGAVLSTDVANRWARPGLAIHNAYGPTETTVICTSHPLPATPLSGPVPIGTPLPNHRIYVLDRRLRPVPIGAAGELYIAGSGVALGYLNRSALTATRFLPDPFAPGPGQRMYASGDRGRWRSDGVVEFLGRVDRQVKLRGYRIELGEIEHALAAHPAVTHCAVLMRDDTYLAAYVTGAAGGAEPDAAQLRDHLAARLPAYMVPTVFVVLAALPLTSNGKLDLAALPDPEAVSAEHVPPRTDTERWLARTWQELLGVDEVGAGDNFFTLGGNSLHGTQLIARIGEQLRVELGPRQLFGTPVLGDLAQLLDASEAAPVADAVTAVARGESLPCTHQQEGLWFLHRMDPASSAYHMSVVLRLAGPLDIAALTRAVQDLVVRHEALRTRFVEVAGRPRQVIDPPRPHSLPVTEVGSARIRQWAAAEVNRSFDPAAGSLFRIALARQAPADHVLVLVAHHIIADGWSMRILTGELSELYAAACRGESVELPAVRVQPADHAVWQRRRFDAAETKRQVDYWRGALAGVATVEFPVDRPRTLRHTGAGAAVLRRFPDELTATARGYARDGRVSFLAVLQAALLIVLNRYTGQHDLTVGSIFSGRTRAELEPVVGFFANTVVLRTDAGGDPSFAELVRRCHDTVLVATERQDIPFGLIVDALQPERVPGRNPLFQISLSLQPARGRSGDMALGAATVAAIDVFENSARFDLALDVVDTPDGGLELSAEYATELFDADRIERLLGHLLTALAGGLATPDRAIGSLALLSDGERRLLAAWNDTGRDTTSRTLPDGFRRAAAAHPAAIAVVSGDVRLTYAELRGRVLRLARRLAAGGVAPETVVGLAIRRSIDLVVAMYAILEAGAAYLPIDPDHPPQRVAAMVAAARPLLVLSTTRDAVVVDRVPVIDVDVPAPAEFSDAEWGAGERPGPVRPDHPAYVLFTSGSTGLPKGVVVPHGAIANQIDWMIAHFRIGPGDVYLQKTATVFDVSLWGFFVPPAAGATLVLASPDGHRDPGYLARTIAENGVTVTDFVPSMLSVFAARATAGELRTLRRILSVGEQLSPEVATAVRSLPGVDVHNLYGPTETAVAVTDHRCDDADRFEVPIGAPVWNTRFHVLDSRLRPVPLGVVGELYVGGAQLARGYAGRPGGTAARFVADPFGGLGGRLYRTGDLVRWNAIGELVFRGRIDDQVKIRGFRVEPGEAERALARHPDVIEAAVVARPAATGVRLAGYAVLAGGRHGSGGALRSYLLTQLPEYLVPASILVVEQLPATPSGKLDRKALPEPAFVAETGYRAARTERERSLAALFAEVLAVERVGVDDGFFELGGNSLQAARLVGRIRSELGVDIPIRTVLEASTVAELATRFDNEARESDFDRVLVLKDTGAREPLWCLPPGGGLGWCYQWLGEYVTDRPVHAVQSRGIDGDAVVESFPALIEDYLQCILGRQPQGPFLLLGWSHGGTAAHAVACELVRRGHAVEFLGIIDAAPEFDSEVDTGDRGIVVEERIEERINDRVGHDVDSPRLEDLVQRVRRVALNNVRLLENYYAPVYSGAATIFAATLDADGGPIDGVTDTFRTFWRRHVEGELRIFGIDCAHYDFMQPAPMREIGRRLGGLLP, from the coding sequence ATGCGCGCTGCCGTCGCGGGGGCGGTCGACATCTCGGGACCGCTGTATCGGGTGACGGCCGGGCACGACCCGAGCCGGGTCGCGGTCCGGTGCCACGGCGGCGCCGAGTTGACCTACGGGGAGCTGGAGCGGCGCTCGAACCGGTTGGCGCACATGCTGATCGCCGCCGGGATCGGGCCGGGTGCGATCGTCGCCGTGCTGCTGGAACGCGGGCCGGAGTTGGTCGCCGCCGAACTGGCGATCATGAAGGCGGGGGCCGCGTGGATGCCGCTGGATCCGCGGCATCCGCCGGCCCGGCTGGAGTTTCAGGTCACCGATGCCGCGGCGGCCTTGCTGCTGACCACCGCCGACCTCGCCGCATCGGCGCCGGACATCCCGATGTGGCGGCTGGACGACGCCGCGGCGCGGGTCCGTGTCGCCGAATATCCGGATACGCCACCGGATGTCGACGTGGCGGCCGACGATGCCGCGTATCTGATGTACACCTCCGGATCGACCGGTGCGCCGAAAGGGGTGCTGGTCTCCCATCGGTCCGCGTACGCCTACTGCCGCAATGCCGTCGAACAGCTGAAACTGACTGCGGCCGACCGGATTCCGCAGATCGCCAATCCGGCGTTCGACGTGACCGTCTTCGACTGTTACGCCACCCTGCTGGCCGGCGCCACCCTGATCGCCGCGGGACACCACACGTTCACCGATCCGGCGGCGCTCACCGCGCTGCTGTGGGACGAGCGGATCACCGTCGCCTACGTCCCGCCGGCGATTCTCGGTGTGCTCGATCCGGGGAGGCTGGCCGGCGGCCCGCTGCGCGCGCTGTTCTGCGCCGGCGCGGTGTTGAGCACCGACGTGGCCAATCGCTGGGCCCGGCCCGGTCTGGCGATCCACAACGCCTACGGCCCGACCGAGACCACGGTGATCTGCACGAGTCATCCGCTGCCCGCGACACCGCTCAGTGGTCCGGTGCCGATCGGCACGCCGCTGCCGAATCATCGAATCTACGTGTTGGACAGGCGTTTACGTCCGGTGCCGATCGGCGCGGCGGGTGAGTTGTACATCGCCGGCAGCGGAGTCGCGCTGGGCTACCTCAATCGTTCGGCACTCACGGCGACGCGGTTCCTGCCCGACCCGTTCGCGCCGGGGCCGGGACAGCGCATGTACGCCAGCGGCGATCGGGGGCGGTGGCGATCCGATGGTGTCGTCGAATTCCTGGGCCGGGTCGATCGCCAGGTGAAACTCCGCGGCTATCGGATCGAACTCGGCGAGATCGAGCACGCGCTGGCGGCCCATCCGGCCGTGACCCACTGCGCGGTGCTGATGCGGGACGACACCTATCTGGCCGCCTATGTGACCGGGGCGGCCGGCGGCGCCGAGCCCGATGCCGCGCAGTTGCGGGATCATCTGGCGGCACGCTTGCCGGCCTATATGGTTCCCACGGTGTTCGTGGTGCTGGCGGCGCTGCCGTTGACCTCGAACGGCAAACTCGACCTCGCCGCGCTGCCCGATCCGGAAGCCGTTTCCGCCGAACATGTTCCGCCGCGCACCGACACCGAGCGCTGGCTCGCGCGGACCTGGCAGGAGCTGCTGGGGGTCGACGAGGTCGGCGCCGGTGACAATTTCTTCACCCTCGGCGGCAACTCACTGCACGGCACGCAGCTGATCGCCCGCATCGGTGAGCAGTTGCGCGTCGAGCTCGGTCCCCGGCAACTGTTCGGCACGCCGGTGCTCGGTGACCTCGCGCAACTGCTGGACGCGAGCGAGGCCGCGCCCGTCGCCGATGCCGTGACGGCGGTGGCGCGGGGCGAATCGCTGCCGTGCACGCATCAGCAGGAGGGATTGTGGTTCCTGCATCGGATGGATCCGGCGTCGTCGGCGTATCACATGTCGGTCGTGCTGCGCCTGGCCGGCCCGCTCGATATCGCCGCGCTGACGCGGGCGGTGCAGGATCTGGTGGTCCGGCACGAGGCGCTGCGGACGCGATTCGTCGAGGTGGCCGGCCGGCCGCGGCAGGTGATCGATCCGCCGCGGCCGCACTCGCTGCCGGTGACCGAGGTCGGCAGCGCGCGGATCCGGCAGTGGGCCGCGGCGGAGGTGAATCGGTCCTTCGATCCGGCGGCCGGGTCGCTGTTCCGCATCGCCCTGGCGCGGCAGGCGCCGGCGGATCACGTGCTGGTACTCGTGGCGCATCACATCATCGCCGACGGCTGGTCGATGCGGATCCTGACCGGGGAGCTGTCCGAGTTGTACGCGGCGGCCTGCCGTGGCGAGTCCGTCGAGTTGCCCGCGGTGCGGGTGCAGCCGGCCGATCACGCGGTGTGGCAGCGTCGCCGGTTCGACGCGGCCGAGACGAAGCGCCAGGTGGACTACTGGCGCGGAGCGCTGGCGGGGGTGGCGACCGTCGAGTTCCCGGTCGATCGGCCGCGGACGCTCCGGCACACCGGCGCCGGCGCCGCTGTGCTGCGGCGCTTCCCGGACGAGCTGACCGCCACGGCCCGCGGGTATGCCCGCGACGGCCGGGTGTCGTTCCTGGCGGTGTTGCAGGCCGCGCTGCTGATCGTGCTGAATCGGTACACCGGGCAGCACGATCTCACCGTCGGGTCGATCTTCTCCGGCCGTACCCGGGCCGAGTTGGAGCCGGTGGTGGGGTTCTTCGCCAACACGGTGGTGCTGCGGACCGATGCCGGCGGTGATCCGAGTTTCGCGGAACTCGTGCGGCGCTGCCACGACACCGTTCTCGTCGCCACCGAGCGGCAGGACATTCCCTTCGGCCTGATTGTCGACGCGCTGCAGCCGGAGCGGGTGCCCGGCCGCAATCCGTTGTTCCAGATCAGCCTGAGCCTGCAGCCGGCTCGTGGCCGGAGCGGGGATATGGCGCTCGGGGCCGCGACCGTGGCGGCGATCGACGTCTTCGAGAACTCCGCGCGCTTCGACCTCGCGCTGGATGTGGTGGACACCCCCGACGGCGGGCTCGAGCTGTCCGCGGAGTACGCGACCGAACTGTTCGACGCCGATCGGATCGAACGCCTGCTCGGCCATCTGCTGACCGCGCTGGCCGGCGGGCTCGCCACCCCGGATCGTGCGATCGGTTCGCTCGCACTGCTGTCCGACGGTGAGCGGCGACTGCTCGCGGCGTGGAACGACACCGGCCGTGACACGACGTCGCGGACACTGCCGGACGGCTTCCGCCGGGCCGCCGCGGCACATCCGGCGGCGATCGCGGTGGTGTCCGGGGACGTCCGGCTCACCTACGCGGAATTGCGGGGCCGGGTGCTGCGGCTGGCGCGCCGGCTCGCCGCCGGGGGTGTGGCGCCGGAAACGGTGGTGGGGTTGGCAATTCGGCGTTCGATCGATCTGGTCGTCGCGATGTACGCGATTCTGGAGGCGGGTGCGGCCTATCTGCCGATCGATCCCGACCATCCCCCGCAGCGCGTCGCGGCGATGGTGGCGGCGGCCCGGCCGCTGCTCGTGCTGAGCACGACCCGGGACGCCGTCGTGGTCGACCGGGTGCCGGTGATCGATGTCGACGTCCCGGCACCGGCCGAATTCTCGGATGCCGAGTGGGGGGCCGGGGAACGGCCCGGCCCGGTGCGGCCGGACCATCCGGCCTACGTGCTGTTCACCTCGGGATCGACCGGCCTGCCGAAAGGGGTCGTGGTCCCGCACGGCGCGATCGCGAATCAGATCGATTGGATGATCGCGCATTTCCGGATCGGGCCCGGTGACGTCTATCTGCAGAAGACCGCGACCGTGTTCGACGTCTCGCTGTGGGGGTTCTTCGTACCGCCGGCGGCGGGGGCCACGCTGGTGCTGGCGAGCCCGGACGGCCATCGGGATCCGGGGTACCTCGCCCGGACCATCGCCGAAAACGGTGTGACCGTCACCGATTTCGTGCCGTCGATGCTGTCGGTGTTCGCGGCGCGGGCCACCGCCGGCGAGCTGCGCACGCTGCGCCGGATCCTGTCGGTGGGTGAGCAACTGTCGCCGGAGGTGGCGACCGCGGTGCGGTCGCTGCCGGGTGTCGACGTACACAATCTGTACGGCCCGACCGAGACGGCGGTGGCGGTCACCGATCATCGCTGCGACGATGCCGATCGGTTCGAGGTGCCGATCGGCGCGCCGGTGTGGAACACCCGGTTCCACGTGCTGGATTCCCGGCTGCGGCCGGTACCGCTCGGTGTCGTCGGTGAACTCTATGTCGGCGGTGCGCAGCTGGCCCGCGGATATGCCGGCCGGCCCGGTGGCACGGCCGCGCGATTCGTGGCCGACCCGTTCGGCGGGCTCGGCGGCAGGCTGTATCGGACCGGGGATCTGGTGCGCTGGAACGCCATCGGTGAACTGGTGTTCCGCGGCCGGATCGACGATCAGGTGAAGATCCGCGGGTTCCGGGTCGAGCCCGGGGAGGCGGAGCGAGCGTTGGCCCGGCATCCGGACGTGATCGAGGCCGCCGTGGTGGCCCGGCCCGCAGCGACCGGTGTCCGGCTGGCCGGCTACGCGGTCCTCGCCGGTGGCCGGCACGGCAGCGGCGGCGCGCTGCGCTCCTATCTGCTGACGCAGTTGCCGGAATACCTGGTCCCCGCCTCGATCCTGGTTGTCGAACAGTTGCCGGCGACACCGAGCGGGAAACTGGACCGGAAGGCGCTGCCGGAACCGGCTTTCGTCGCCGAGACGGGATATCGGGCGGCCCGCACCGAACGTGAGCGGAGTTTGGCCGCGTTGTTCGCCGAAGTGCTCGCGGTCGAACGGGTCGGGGTCGACGACGGATTCTTCGAACTCGGCGGAAATTCGCTGCAGGCCGCACGACTGGTCGGCCGCATACGGTCGGAATTGGGTGTCGATATCCCGATCCGGACGGTCCTGGAAGCCTCGACGGTGGCCGAACTCGCGACCCGCTTCGACAACGAGGCCCGGGAGTCGGATTTCGATCGGGTACTCGTGCTGAAGGACACCGGCGCGCGGGAGCCGCTGTGGTGCCTGCCGCCCGGCGGCGGCCTGGGCTGGTGTTATCAGTGGCTCGGCGAGTATGTGACCGACCGGCCCGTGCACGCCGTCCAATCCCGCGGAATCGACGGCGATGCGGTGGTGGAATCGTTTCCGGCACTGATCGAGGATTATCTGCAGTGCATACTCGGCCGCCAGCCGCAGGGGCCTTTCCTGCTGCTGGGCTGGTCGCACGGCGGCACGGCGGCGCACGCGGTGGCCTGTGAACTCGTGCGGCGCGGCCATGCCGTCGAATTTCTCGGAATCATCGATGCGGCGCCGGAATTCGATTCCGAGGTGGATACCGGTGATCGCGGGATCGTCGTCGAGGAGCGAATCGAGGAACGGATCAACGACCGCGTCGGACACGATGTGGACAGTCCGCGACTGGAGGATCTGGTACAGCGGGTACGGCGTGTGGCACTCAACAATGTGAGATTGCTGGAGAACTACTACGCGCCGGTGTATTCCGGCGCGGCGACGATATTCGCCGCGACCCTCGACGCCGACGGCGGTCCGATCGACGGGGTCACCGACACGTTCCGGACGTTCTGGCGGCGGCACGTCGAGGGGGAACTGCGGATCTTCGGAATCGACTGCGCGCATTACGATTTCATGCAACCCGCGCCGATGCGCGAGATCGGCCGCCGGCTGGGCGGGTTGCTGCCCTGA
- a CDS encoding amino acid adenylation domain-containing protein, with translation MPSESAGPLTIPDSLTRALHALAAAAGTNDFVPLSVAAMVLAGRLSRPGATRRVRLVQGPREALSPGRVDPAESFRAALDWIGELRVAPTPGEAADRQVDATIIVSDDGRRVYAECGGEAADAPTALCWARTYVRLLSGLADAPDAPMTASPLLDTAERARILYGLNPSRRPEIRHRTLAGPFEEQVARTPDAVALLDEQGTRLTYRELDIRADRLARALLERGAGPGTRVGILLPRGIPLVVAIHAVVRTGAAYVPLDADLPDAQLAYRLADAAPGHVLAGDTSRDRIGPGPWQIVDVTAEPIGTGDRAVEFPSTAGGLLHILYTSGTTGRPKGVAYPVAGALAHLAWMQSRYPFAAGDCAVFKTSPGFDVSIWEIFWPLYHGACLVICAPDGHRDPRHLARLVESHPVSAIFLPPTVMAPFLEQVTAARAGRLRWALCGGEPITARIRDTFHTRLPGATLVNCYGPTEAGNVTDMPLPAERDAPVPLGRPAANFRLAILDEALEPVPVGLTGEAYIAGDIGLAHGYWRAPAATAERFVADPHGSPGARMYRTGDLCRYRDDGVAEHLGRIDRQIKIGGRRVEPGEIESVLVAHPAIADCAVLVHGDPIRLYAFVVPAAEVPGDLDPAAIGDHAAQRLPAHMRPARIVPVPRIPATVNGKVDRAALLAALPAPGDDREIVPPADELEAALVDIYRRVLDTDPVSVLDSFARLGGQSVLAFRLLDECLATLREKPDATEVLTGTIREVAASIRTRR, from the coding sequence ATGCCATCGGAATCTGCCGGTCCCCTCACGATCCCGGACTCGCTGACCCGCGCGCTGCACGCGCTGGCGGCGGCGGCCGGGACGAACGACTTCGTGCCGCTGTCGGTGGCCGCGATGGTGCTGGCGGGCCGGCTGTCCCGGCCCGGTGCGACGCGCCGGGTCCGGCTGGTGCAGGGTCCGCGCGAGGCCCTCTCGCCGGGCCGGGTCGACCCGGCCGAGAGCTTCCGCGCCGCGCTCGACTGGATCGGTGAGCTGCGGGTCGCGCCGACCCCCGGGGAGGCCGCGGACCGGCAGGTCGACGCCACGATCATCGTCTCCGACGACGGCCGGCGGGTGTACGCGGAATGCGGCGGCGAGGCGGCCGACGCGCCGACCGCGCTGTGCTGGGCCCGCACCTACGTGCGCCTGCTGAGCGGCCTGGCCGACGCTCCCGACGCGCCGATGACCGCCTCACCCCTGCTCGACACCGCCGAACGCGCGCGAATCCTGTACGGCCTCAACCCCTCCCGCCGGCCCGAGATCCGGCATCGCACCCTGGCCGGGCCGTTCGAGGAGCAGGTGGCCCGCACCCCCGACGCCGTGGCCCTGCTGGACGAGCAGGGCACGCGACTCACCTACCGCGAGCTGGACATCCGCGCCGACCGCCTGGCCCGCGCACTGCTCGAACGCGGCGCCGGCCCCGGCACCCGCGTCGGCATCCTGCTGCCTCGCGGTATCCCGCTCGTCGTCGCGATCCACGCGGTGGTGCGGACCGGCGCGGCCTACGTACCGCTGGACGCCGACCTGCCGGATGCCCAGCTGGCCTACCGGCTCGCCGACGCGGCGCCGGGTCACGTGCTGGCCGGCGACACCTCCCGGGACCGTATCGGTCCCGGTCCGTGGCAGATCGTCGACGTCACCGCCGAACCCATCGGGACCGGCGACCGCGCGGTCGAGTTCCCCTCCACCGCAGGCGGATTGCTGCACATCCTGTACACCTCCGGCACGACGGGCCGGCCCAAGGGGGTCGCCTATCCGGTCGCCGGTGCGCTGGCGCACCTGGCGTGGATGCAGAGCAGATATCCGTTCGCCGCCGGCGACTGCGCGGTGTTCAAGACCTCCCCCGGCTTCGACGTCTCGATCTGGGAGATCTTCTGGCCGCTGTATCACGGTGCGTGCCTGGTGATCTGCGCGCCGGACGGGCATCGGGACCCGCGGCACCTGGCCCGGCTGGTCGAGAGCCATCCGGTGTCGGCGATCTTCCTGCCGCCGACGGTGATGGCCCCGTTCCTGGAACAGGTGACGGCCGCGCGCGCGGGCCGGCTGCGCTGGGCCCTGTGCGGCGGCGAGCCGATCACGGCCCGGATCCGGGACACCTTCCACACCCGGCTGCCCGGCGCCACCCTGGTGAACTGCTACGGACCCACCGAGGCGGGCAACGTCACCGACATGCCGCTGCCCGCCGAGCGCGACGCCCCGGTGCCGCTCGGCCGGCCGGCGGCGAATTTCCGCCTCGCGATCCTGGACGAGGCGCTCGAACCGGTGCCGGTCGGCCTGACCGGCGAGGCCTACATCGCGGGCGATATCGGTCTCGCGCACGGGTATTGGCGCGCACCGGCGGCCACCGCGGAGCGGTTCGTGGCCGATCCGCACGGATCCCCCGGCGCGCGCATGTACCGCACCGGCGACCTGTGCCGGTACCGGGACGACGGCGTGGCGGAACATCTCGGCCGCATCGACCGGCAGATCAAGATCGGCGGCCGGCGCGTCGAGCCCGGCGAGATCGAGTCGGTGCTGGTGGCGCATCCGGCGATCGCGGACTGCGCGGTGCTCGTGCACGGTGATCCGATTCGGTTGTACGCCTTCGTGGTTCCCGCGGCCGAGGTACCGGGCGACCTGGACCCGGCCGCGATCGGCGACCACGCGGCGCAGCGGCTGCCGGCCCATATGCGGCCCGCGCGGATCGTGCCGGTGCCCCGCATCCCGGCCACGGTGAACGGCAAGGTCGACCGGGCCGCGCTGCTCGCGGCGCTGCCCGCTCCCGGCGACGACCGCGAGATCGTGCCTCCCGCAGACGAATTGGAAGCGGCGCTGGTCGACATCTACCGCCGGGTGCTCGACACCGACCCGGTCAGCGTCCTGGACAGCTTCGCGCGGCTCGGCGGCCAGTCCGTGCTCGCCTTCCGGCTGCTGGACGAATGCCTGGCGACGCTGCGCGAGAAGCCCGACGCGACCGAGGTGCTGACCGGCACCATCCGCGAGGTGGCCGCCTCGATCAGAACTCGTCGATGA
- a CDS encoding phytanoyl-CoA dioxygenase family protein encodes MLSDDQLDTYYEDGFVVVPDVLGPAQRIRLRAEVERLYTVDHPGRVLEKDGRTVRAVHGCHRTSPLFSRLVRLPFLVAAAERILDGKVYVHQSKVNAKRALHGDIWPWHQDYVFWEREDGMPAPRATNIAVFLDEATAHNGPLLFVPGSHRLGTVASGRRGGDGWKSNLAADLDYALTAEQLTPLIARLGIRAATGPEGSALLFDPRLIHGSGANMSPVDRQLVIITYNSVDNVPVEVPNRRPDFLCEPDSTALEPLIDEF; translated from the coding sequence GTGCTGAGTGATGACCAGCTGGATACCTATTACGAGGACGGGTTCGTCGTCGTTCCCGACGTTCTCGGACCGGCGCAGCGGATACGGCTGCGCGCGGAGGTCGAGCGGCTCTACACCGTGGACCATCCCGGCCGGGTGCTGGAGAAGGACGGCCGCACCGTCCGGGCGGTGCACGGCTGTCACCGGACCAGTCCACTGTTCTCCCGGCTGGTCCGGTTGCCGTTCCTGGTGGCCGCCGCCGAGCGGATCCTGGACGGCAAGGTGTACGTCCATCAGAGCAAGGTGAATGCCAAACGGGCTCTGCACGGCGACATCTGGCCGTGGCACCAGGACTATGTCTTCTGGGAGCGCGAGGACGGCATGCCCGCGCCGCGCGCGACGAACATCGCGGTATTTCTCGACGAAGCCACCGCGCACAACGGGCCGCTGTTGTTCGTGCCGGGTTCGCACCGTCTGGGTACGGTCGCGTCGGGCCGGCGCGGCGGCGACGGGTGGAAATCCAATCTCGCCGCCGACCTCGACTACGCACTGACCGCCGAACAGCTGACGCCGCTCATCGCGCGCCTGGGCATCCGGGCCGCCACCGGTCCCGAAGGCAGTGCGCTGCTGTTCGATCCGCGCCTGATCCACGGCTCCGGCGCCAACATGTCGCCGGTGGATCGGCAATTGGTGATCATCACCTACAACAGCGTCGACAACGTACCGGTGGAGGTGCCGAATCGGCGGCCGGACTTCCTGTGCGAACCCGACTCCACCGCACTGGAACCGCTCATCGACGAGTTCTGA